From Toxorhynchites rutilus septentrionalis strain SRP chromosome 2, ASM2978413v1, whole genome shotgun sequence, a single genomic window includes:
- the LOC129767681 gene encoding probable tyrosyl-DNA phosphodiesterase isoform X1, with amino-acid sequence MDSKRKTMDKVPDKVCQYGSNCYRKNPVHFKEFSHPHLESILAEAEVKDKYRIPDELHMSREVVVEQLKILSQIYPELLNNNSTPAKIAKNNAAQGRQSTSNESMPSMGTLKPSSSRDNFSSSSSNDAAVKASPKPSISTNDNSNAATGSQSSSSKGNAVADLFAERRARIAKQREEQKKNEPQQSTSLQSKHEPKVPPNPTGISLKKVIPRNIHDYYPVVAPKGQMAKKLEAAAPYNYFLTTITDAKVTHREPLSITFQELLDASLGELECSVQMNFMVDIGWLLGHYYFAGYEDRPLLILYGDETPELKMVSSKKPNVTAVKVHIATPFGVHHTKMGLYGYTDGSMRVVISTANLYEDDWHNRTQGLWVSPKLPPVPEDADTGFGESGTGFRESLITYLNAYKLSQLLPWVTRIRSTDFKAVNVFLVASVPGGHLNTPKGPLWGHPRLGYLLGKHSAPIDDGCPLVAQSSSIGSLGPTPSSWILSELMASFRKDSAPIGLRKVPGFKMIFPSFSNVRNSHDHLLGGGCLPYMKATHDKQLWLRSYLHQWRSEARNRTKAVPHIKTYCRWSHRGLYWFLLTSANLSKAAWGVYNKSAKFEAPLRINSYEAGVLFLPKFVIGDKLFPMTIGQQHPQFPMPYDELIIPYAPEDTPFFMDYLRG; translated from the exons ATGGACTCTAAAAGGAAGACAATGGATAAAG TTCCAGATAAAGTATGCCAATACGGATCAAACTGCTATCGCAAAAATCCGGTTCATTTTAAGGAGTTCTCTCATCCGCACT TAGAATCAATACTGGCGGAAGCCGAAGTCAAAGACAAATATCGCATCCCAGATGAGTTGCACATGAGTCGAGAGGTAGTTGTAGAGCAACTGAAAATCCTGTCACAAATCTATCCCGAGCTTTTGAACAATAATTCTACTCCGGCAAAAATAGCTAAGAATAATGCAGCGCAGGGCCGGCAGTCGACTTCTAACGAGAGCATGCCGAGTATGGGAACATTGAAACCCAGTTCGTCAAGAGATAATTTCAGTTCGTCATCATCCAATGATGCAGCAGTGAAAGCATCACCAAAACCAAGTATCAGCACGAATGATAATTCGAACGCCGCAACAGGTAGTCAATCATCGAGCAGTAAAGGGAATGCTGTCGCTGATCTATTTGCGGAACGTAGAGCGAGAATCGCTAAACAACGagaagaacagaaaaagaaCGAACCGCAACAGTCAACTAGTTTACAGTCCAAACATGAGCCGAAGGTGCCCCCTAATCCGACGGGGATTTCGCTCAAGAAAGTTATCCCACGGAATATTCATGATTACTATCCCGTCGTGGCGCCAAAAGGTCAAATGGCAAAAAAGCTAGAGGCAGCTGCGCCTTACAATTACTTTCTGACTACCATTACCGATGCGAAAGTGACTCATCGGGAACCGCTATCCATCACTTTCCAGGAACTACTTGATGCCAGTCTCGGTGAATTGGAGTGTTCCGTCCAAATGAATTTCATGGTCGATATTGGATGGCTTCTCGGACACTATTATTTCGCGGGGTATGAAGATCGTCCCTTGCTGATACTGTATGGTGATGAGACACCTGAGCTGAAAATGGTGTCCTCTAAGAAACCGAACGTGACGGCTGTGAAGGTTCATATCGCGACACCCTTTGGTGTACATCACACCAAGATGGGACTGTATGGCTATACGGACGGATCGATGCGAGTGGTTATTTCTACTGCTAACTTGTACGAAGACGATTGGCACAATCGTACGCAGGGACTGTGGGTTAGTCCGAAATTACCACCTGTTCCTGAGGATGCCGATACAGGGTTTGGTGAGAGTGGAACCGGCTTTCGGGAAAGTCTCATAACTTATCTAAACGCCTACAAATTGTCTCAGTTGCTTCCCTGGGTGACAAGGATAAGAAGTACGGATTTCAAAGCAGTCAA TGTCTTCCTGGTAGCATCAGTTCCTGGAGGCCATTTGAATACACCTAAGGGTCCACTTTGGGGACATCCTCGTCTTGGTTACTTGTTGGGGAAACATTCTGCCCCAATAGACGATGGCTGCCCCCTTGTTGCACAAAGTTCCAGTATAGGAAGTCTAGGTCCAACTCCCAGCTCTTGGATCCTTTCTGAACTAATGGCCAGTTTCAGGAAGGACTCCGCTCCGATCGGGTTACGGAAAGTGCCAGGATTCAAAATGATATTTCCAAGTTTTTCTAATGTCCGCAACAGTCACGACCACCTGCTAGGAGGGGGTTGTCTGCCATACATGAAGGCGACTCACGATAAGCAACTATGGCTCAGATCTTATCTGCACCAGTGGAGAAGTGAAGCGCGCAACAGAACGAAAGCTGTGCCACACATCAAGACGTACTGTCGGTGGTCTCATCGAGGGTTGTACTGGTTTTTGCTAACCTCCGCGAATCTATCCAAGGCTGCATGGGGTGTTTACAATAAATCGGCGAAATTCGAAGCTCCCTTGAGGATCAATAGCTACGAGGCGGGTGTGCTATTTTTGCCCAAATTTGTG ATTGGCGATAAGCTTTTCCCGATGACAATCGGACAACAACATCCCCAGTTCCCAATGCCCTATGACGAACTAATCATTCCTTATGCTCCCGAAGATACCCCATTCTTCATGGATTATCTCAGAGGATAA
- the LOC129767681 gene encoding probable tyrosyl-DNA phosphodiesterase isoform X2, protein MSREVVVEQLKILSQIYPELLNNNSTPAKIAKNNAAQGRQSTSNESMPSMGTLKPSSSRDNFSSSSSNDAAVKASPKPSISTNDNSNAATGSQSSSSKGNAVADLFAERRARIAKQREEQKKNEPQQSTSLQSKHEPKVPPNPTGISLKKVIPRNIHDYYPVVAPKGQMAKKLEAAAPYNYFLTTITDAKVTHREPLSITFQELLDASLGELECSVQMNFMVDIGWLLGHYYFAGYEDRPLLILYGDETPELKMVSSKKPNVTAVKVHIATPFGVHHTKMGLYGYTDGSMRVVISTANLYEDDWHNRTQGLWVSPKLPPVPEDADTGFGESGTGFRESLITYLNAYKLSQLLPWVTRIRSTDFKAVNVFLVASVPGGHLNTPKGPLWGHPRLGYLLGKHSAPIDDGCPLVAQSSSIGSLGPTPSSWILSELMASFRKDSAPIGLRKVPGFKMIFPSFSNVRNSHDHLLGGGCLPYMKATHDKQLWLRSYLHQWRSEARNRTKAVPHIKTYCRWSHRGLYWFLLTSANLSKAAWGVYNKSAKFEAPLRINSYEAGVLFLPKFVIGDKLFPMTIGQQHPQFPMPYDELIIPYAPEDTPFFMDYLRG, encoded by the exons ATGAGTCGAGAGGTAGTTGTAGAGCAACTGAAAATCCTGTCACAAATCTATCCCGAGCTTTTGAACAATAATTCTACTCCGGCAAAAATAGCTAAGAATAATGCAGCGCAGGGCCGGCAGTCGACTTCTAACGAGAGCATGCCGAGTATGGGAACATTGAAACCCAGTTCGTCAAGAGATAATTTCAGTTCGTCATCATCCAATGATGCAGCAGTGAAAGCATCACCAAAACCAAGTATCAGCACGAATGATAATTCGAACGCCGCAACAGGTAGTCAATCATCGAGCAGTAAAGGGAATGCTGTCGCTGATCTATTTGCGGAACGTAGAGCGAGAATCGCTAAACAACGagaagaacagaaaaagaaCGAACCGCAACAGTCAACTAGTTTACAGTCCAAACATGAGCCGAAGGTGCCCCCTAATCCGACGGGGATTTCGCTCAAGAAAGTTATCCCACGGAATATTCATGATTACTATCCCGTCGTGGCGCCAAAAGGTCAAATGGCAAAAAAGCTAGAGGCAGCTGCGCCTTACAATTACTTTCTGACTACCATTACCGATGCGAAAGTGACTCATCGGGAACCGCTATCCATCACTTTCCAGGAACTACTTGATGCCAGTCTCGGTGAATTGGAGTGTTCCGTCCAAATGAATTTCATGGTCGATATTGGATGGCTTCTCGGACACTATTATTTCGCGGGGTATGAAGATCGTCCCTTGCTGATACTGTATGGTGATGAGACACCTGAGCTGAAAATGGTGTCCTCTAAGAAACCGAACGTGACGGCTGTGAAGGTTCATATCGCGACACCCTTTGGTGTACATCACACCAAGATGGGACTGTATGGCTATACGGACGGATCGATGCGAGTGGTTATTTCTACTGCTAACTTGTACGAAGACGATTGGCACAATCGTACGCAGGGACTGTGGGTTAGTCCGAAATTACCACCTGTTCCTGAGGATGCCGATACAGGGTTTGGTGAGAGTGGAACCGGCTTTCGGGAAAGTCTCATAACTTATCTAAACGCCTACAAATTGTCTCAGTTGCTTCCCTGGGTGACAAGGATAAGAAGTACGGATTTCAAAGCAGTCAA TGTCTTCCTGGTAGCATCAGTTCCTGGAGGCCATTTGAATACACCTAAGGGTCCACTTTGGGGACATCCTCGTCTTGGTTACTTGTTGGGGAAACATTCTGCCCCAATAGACGATGGCTGCCCCCTTGTTGCACAAAGTTCCAGTATAGGAAGTCTAGGTCCAACTCCCAGCTCTTGGATCCTTTCTGAACTAATGGCCAGTTTCAGGAAGGACTCCGCTCCGATCGGGTTACGGAAAGTGCCAGGATTCAAAATGATATTTCCAAGTTTTTCTAATGTCCGCAACAGTCACGACCACCTGCTAGGAGGGGGTTGTCTGCCATACATGAAGGCGACTCACGATAAGCAACTATGGCTCAGATCTTATCTGCACCAGTGGAGAAGTGAAGCGCGCAACAGAACGAAAGCTGTGCCACACATCAAGACGTACTGTCGGTGGTCTCATCGAGGGTTGTACTGGTTTTTGCTAACCTCCGCGAATCTATCCAAGGCTGCATGGGGTGTTTACAATAAATCGGCGAAATTCGAAGCTCCCTTGAGGATCAATAGCTACGAGGCGGGTGTGCTATTTTTGCCCAAATTTGTG ATTGGCGATAAGCTTTTCCCGATGACAATCGGACAACAACATCCCCAGTTCCCAATGCCCTATGACGAACTAATCATTCCTTATGCTCCCGAAGATACCCCATTCTTCATGGATTATCTCAGAGGATAA
- the LOC129768166 gene encoding inactive peptidyl-prolyl cis-trans isomerase shutdown: MDGMVLKEALKISDLLSEEGAHFQMSTKYNDHGEEFFMEDDYGSADEDEDAHRKIMNPWDKSFDELRAQMFLVSDDVYKKITKEGVGSDTVPDRARVTVDYNAYFEGEAYAFDSTSMRGEVKIFTIGKAEVLVGLEEAVKSMKPSEEAQFVIGYQVLFGELGCKPRIKPKADALFIIRLVGYTDPGDAEALDNLSQEEQMSYAFVKQKVTDIRNHAKDFFKRNMITNAIGDYHKAVSSLERCNIKNKEEEDEQTETLIQLYTSLAVCYNKKDNPRRACSMINEIRRLGNIDKMSRALFHEGRALMSLGDYGRARSSLLKAQQLEPTNKDIIKEMKILNERWEKHRQEEKSICARAFGLKERKDEQRTDEQIRFTDTMRTTLQAFMEDDKSKQLTLPEGLTSKEIISVQQLTDEFNLKLSLYKDNNKGFYRLEKKPTVE; this comes from the exons ATGGATGGAATGGTACTGAAGGAAGCGCTAAAAATAAG CGATCTGCTCAGCGAAGAAGGAGCTCACTTCCAGATGAGCACCAAATACAACGACCATGGTGAGGAATTTTTCATGGAAGATGACTATGGAAGCGCAGATGAGGACGAGGATGCTCATCGGAAGATTATGAATCCATGGGATAAAAGTTTCGATGAGTTACGGGCACAAATGTTTTTAGTTTCGGACGATGTTTACAAGAAAATAACAAAGGAGGGCGTGGGTAGCGATACGGTCCCAGATCGTGCTCGGGTAACAGTTGATTACAATGCATATTTTGAGGGGGAAGCCTACGCATTCGATTCAACTTCCATGCGTGGAGAAGTAAAGATATTCACCATTGGAAAAGCAGAAGTTTTGGTCGGTTTAGAGGAAGCGGTAAAATCTATGAAACCCAGCGAAGAGGCACAATTTGTGATTGGATATCAGGTGCTGTTCGGAGAGCTGGGATGTAAGCCCCGTATTAAACCGAAAGCAGATGCATTGTTTATTATAAGATTGGTTGGGTACACGGATCCTGGCGATGCAGAGGCGTTGGATAATCTCTCACAGGAAGAGCAAATGTCTTACGCGTTTGTCAAGCAGAAAGTTACTGATATCAGGAACCACGCCAAGGATTTTTTCAAAAGGAATATGATTACAAATGCCATAGGAGATTACCACAAAGCTGTATCTTCCCTGGAGCGATGTAATATTAAGAACAAAGAGGAAGAAGACGAGCAGACCGAGACCCTGATTCAACTGTATACTAGCCTTGCAGTATGCTACAATAAAAAAGACAATCCTCGCCGTGCCTGCTCGATGATAAACGAGATTCGTCGTCTTGGGAATATAGACAAAATGTCCCGAGCACTATTCCATGAAGGGCGTGCTCTGATGAGTCTTGGGGATTATGGAAGGGCTAGAAGTAGTCTCTTGAAGGCACAGCAGCTGGAACCGACCAACAAAGACATCATTAAAGAAATGAAAATACTCAATGAACGCTGGGAGAAGCATCGCCAGGAAGAGAAATCCATTTGTGCTCGGGCATTCGGGTTGAAAGAACGGAAGGATGAACAACGCACGGATGAACAGATAAGATTCACCGATACTATGCGGACCACATTGCAGGCTTTCATGGAGGATGATAAGAGTAAGCAATTAACGCTTCCGGAAGGATTGACCAGCAAAGAGATTATATCCGTACAACAACTGACAGATGAGTTTAATTTGAAGCTGAGCCTTTACAAGGACAACAACAAAGGCTTCTACAGGTTGGAAAAGAAACCGACAGTAGAATAG